From one Aquicella siphonis genomic stretch:
- a CDS encoding phospholipase: MKITWRSILPVCLSAIMIQPVFTYASTTGTSFASGEHVTLGDRINLYFSDDDPGKIASPLHLPNGLALTYGEILSLGDFYEIPDQPISQGQSEAEQRALFLASFSSFSYNPSSLNETLAILAVIHDEIKTVDDGMKNGEKPEDIFKKIGHENDRRFNCITGGGCSPSTWWLEPGRYLNLANVDYDHFGDAAVSTYKIGHQIALEQAVTAHQTGDPAKLEIAYAMNAFASHFLSDRFAAGHIRTPRLELSEQVTTGTIGSLLSNYMHGEENAYGLHVHNGRGDRWIAYGDKSYFSPQSAEHRRIIHETLQASADEVFSAYQTGSIPTDSRVDDLIPLPDETANAANLDISALFYWDPYTKSLMRRETMSNFYDRHWTNNWWGWSTLLELQRERGLTDDMQAILAKSELRKQALNDGLITNKVFIDYIRKH; encoded by the coding sequence ATGAAAATAACATGGCGATCCATTTTGCCCGTCTGTTTATCAGCGATCATGATCCAGCCTGTTTTCACCTATGCTTCCACCACCGGGACTTCTTTTGCTTCCGGCGAGCACGTTACCCTTGGTGACAGAATCAATCTCTACTTTTCAGATGATGATCCGGGCAAAATCGCCTCGCCGCTGCATCTTCCAAACGGCCTGGCCCTGACTTACGGAGAAATCCTTTCCCTGGGTGACTTTTATGAAATCCCCGATCAACCCATCTCACAAGGACAATCAGAAGCCGAACAGCGCGCGCTGTTTCTCGCGTCATTCAGTTCCTTCTCTTACAATCCCTCATCACTCAATGAAACCCTGGCCATCCTGGCGGTGATTCATGATGAAATAAAAACCGTGGATGACGGCATGAAAAACGGAGAAAAACCCGAAGACATCTTTAAAAAAATCGGACATGAGAATGACCGGCGCTTCAACTGCATCACCGGAGGCGGCTGTTCACCTTCAACCTGGTGGCTGGAACCAGGGCGCTATCTGAATCTCGCGAACGTCGATTACGATCATTTTGGCGATGCGGCAGTTTCCACATATAAGATCGGGCATCAAATCGCGCTTGAACAAGCGGTTACCGCTCATCAGACTGGCGATCCGGCCAAACTGGAAATCGCCTACGCCATGAATGCCTTCGCCTCGCATTTTCTTTCCGACCGTTTCGCGGCAGGGCACATCCGCACTCCCCGCCTGGAATTGTCCGAGCAAGTCACAACCGGAACAATCGGTTCGCTTTTGAGTAACTATATGCATGGAGAGGAAAATGCCTATGGCCTGCACGTGCATAATGGCCGGGGCGACCGCTGGATAGCTTATGGAGATAAGTCCTACTTCAGCCCGCAATCCGCGGAACACCGCAGAATCATTCATGAAACCCTGCAGGCTTCGGCAGATGAGGTGTTTTCCGCCTATCAAACGGGTTCCATACCGACCGACAGCCGGGTGGATGATCTCATTCCGCTGCCGGATGAAACCGCAAACGCGGCTAACCTGGATATTTCTGCGCTTTTTTACTGGGACCCGTATACAAAATCCCTGATGCGCAGAGAAACCATGTCCAACTTTTATGACCGTCACTGGACAAACAACTGGTGGGGATGGAGCACATTGCTTGAATTGCAACGTGAGCGCGGCCTGACTGACGATATGCAAGCGATATTGGCAAAATCGGAACTGCGCAAGCAGGCTTTGAATGACGGCTTGATCACCAATAAAGTATTTATCGATTACATCAGAAAACACTGA
- a CDS encoding MBL fold metallo-hydrolase, which produces MPGNIRLLTIQGNTQKLDGGAMFGHVPKALWSQWLQPDEKNRIHLACRALLVQDAGRNILLETGIGAFFDPALKERYGVVESRHVLLESLSAAGLAMDDIDAVIISHLHFDHAGGLLSAWEPGRDPALLFPKARYLIGKTAWERACQPHVRDRASFIPQLQTLLAASGRLDLIDTEKSGWLGENYSFRYSHGHTPGLMHTVIRTEQYGLVIFASDLIPGTPWVHLPVGMGYDRLAELLIDEKQAMLDYALKHQAYLYYTHDPVVAMSHVSQDAKGKYSSVSELTFLS; this is translated from the coding sequence GTGCCGGGAAATATTCGATTATTGACAATTCAGGGAAACACTCAAAAACTGGATGGCGGAGCGATGTTCGGCCATGTGCCTAAAGCGCTCTGGAGCCAATGGCTACAGCCCGACGAGAAAAACCGCATTCATCTCGCGTGCCGCGCGCTGCTGGTGCAGGATGCCGGCCGGAATATTTTGCTGGAAACGGGGATTGGCGCGTTCTTTGATCCGGCGCTTAAAGAGCGTTATGGCGTCGTTGAATCCCGGCATGTGCTTTTGGAATCTTTATCTGCCGCCGGTCTCGCCATGGATGACATTGATGCCGTTATTATTTCTCATTTGCACTTCGATCATGCGGGAGGGCTGCTTTCGGCATGGGAGCCGGGCCGTGACCCCGCGCTATTGTTTCCCAAAGCCCGGTATCTGATTGGCAAGACGGCATGGGAAAGAGCATGTCAGCCGCATGTGCGCGATCGGGCGTCATTCATTCCGCAATTGCAAACGCTGCTGGCTGCTTCCGGCCGGCTGGATCTGATAGACACGGAAAAAAGCGGGTGGCTGGGAGAGAACTATTCATTCCGGTATTCTCACGGCCATACTCCCGGTTTAATGCATACCGTGATCCGGACTGAACAATATGGCCTGGTTATTTTTGCCTCTGATCTGATTCCCGGAACGCCCTGGGTGCACTTGCCCGTGGGAATGGGATATGATCGCCTGGCTGAATTATTGATAGATGAAAAGCAAGCCATGCTTGATTATGCTCTCAAGCATCAAGCGTATCTTTATTATACGCATGACCCTGTCGTTGCCATGTCGCATGTCAGTCAGGATGCGAAAGGAAAATATAGCAGTGTGAGCGAGCTGACTTTCCTAAGCTGA
- a CDS encoding helix-turn-helix domain-containing protein, giving the protein MAIIVNLDVMLAKRKVRSKELAEAIGITEQNLSILKTGKAKAVRLATLDAICEYLSCQPGDILEYK; this is encoded by the coding sequence ATGGCGATTATTGTAAACCTGGATGTGATGCTGGCGAAGCGCAAAGTGCGTTCAAAAGAACTGGCTGAAGCGATAGGCATCACGGAACAAAACTTGTCAATATTGAAGACTGGCAAGGCAAAAGCCGTACGCCTGGCAACACTGGATGCGATTTGCGAATATCTGTCTTGTCAGCCGGGCGACATTCTGGAATATAAATAA
- a CDS encoding DUF2975 domain-containing protein has product MNKIQRVSLFFRIVFQIIFAVMPVLLVIGWVYAPEPMRLLMGFIKVNVIPEPYATTHVFAKTGVPESAILHTLSQTEKWLGLAVSMVPMMIELFVLYSLIQLFRLYESGSIFSLRHVRYLRSIAYALLAGQILEPFYQFAMGIVLTLQNPPGHRFAAITLDQTNIGILLVSLLMILVSWIMAEGYHLREEQQLTV; this is encoded by the coding sequence ATGAACAAAATCCAGCGTGTGAGTTTATTTTTTAGAATCGTTTTTCAGATTATCTTTGCTGTGATGCCCGTACTGCTAGTCATAGGATGGGTTTATGCGCCTGAGCCCATGCGCTTGCTTATGGGCTTTATCAAGGTGAACGTGATCCCCGAGCCGTATGCAACGACGCATGTTTTTGCCAAGACCGGTGTTCCTGAAAGCGCAATCCTGCATACGTTAAGCCAGACAGAAAAATGGCTGGGATTGGCGGTCAGCATGGTGCCCATGATGATTGAATTGTTTGTGTTGTACTCGCTTATCCAACTGTTTCGGTTATATGAAAGTGGAAGCATTTTTTCGCTGCGGCATGTGCGGTATCTGCGCAGCATCGCCTACGCCCTGCTGGCGGGACAAATTCTGGAGCCGTTTTATCAATTTGCGATGGGCATAGTCCTGACCTTGCAAAACCCGCCGGGCCATCGATTTGCCGCTATCACGCTGGATCAGACGAATATAGGCATTCTGCTGGTTTCCCTGTTGATGATACTCGTTTCCTGGATCATGGCGGAAGGCTATCATTTGCGTGAAGAGCAACAGTTAACCGTATAG
- a CDS encoding tetratricopeptide repeat protein yields MHGQSFLNEPSLTDSHTALKNLQKGIQYNASKKFEKAARILLPVYQFFSHYREECPETLAQAAYFLGCSLMELDEPRKACPYLLNAYRLYYHLCKQELHPDLTNLRILLINSAYDLTQCRMALNKTDEAATDLADLETLFQQILPPVPDDNLKLTLGNIYLLLAEYGASNAPKKLYYLKLAMELAPSLATDIKYGIVLMQTGEYASAAHHLTRLISNTAWSADTQSLLADALHHLGKCKLHLNSLDQAIVFLKKAAGIYHHLNDTLAEMSTNLGLALCYNKTDSIFASEALLERILVYVKKLDHASSLQAAFNIISDWCKTANLPEGYNLNAERMRQLSDLFIRQEQQLRSENSNGY; encoded by the coding sequence ATGCACGGTCAATCCTTTCTCAATGAACCATCGCTAACCGATTCTCATACTGCATTGAAAAATCTTCAAAAAGGCATACAGTACAACGCCAGCAAAAAGTTTGAGAAGGCAGCCAGGATTTTGCTTCCTGTCTATCAGTTTTTCTCTCATTACCGTGAAGAATGCCCTGAAACCCTGGCTCAAGCCGCTTATTTTCTGGGGTGCAGCCTGATGGAGCTGGATGAACCGCGCAAAGCCTGTCCCTATCTTTTGAACGCTTATCGGTTGTATTACCATCTCTGCAAACAGGAACTCCATCCTGATCTGACAAATCTGCGAATCCTGTTAATCAACAGCGCATATGATCTCACTCAGTGCCGCATGGCATTGAACAAGACCGATGAAGCCGCGACTGATCTCGCAGACCTGGAAACCTTATTCCAGCAAATTTTGCCTCCCGTTCCCGACGATAATCTGAAATTGACCCTAGGAAACATTTATCTTCTGCTGGCTGAATACGGCGCGAGCAATGCTCCCAAAAAATTATACTATCTCAAACTGGCCATGGAGCTTGCCCCCAGTCTTGCGACCGACATCAAATACGGCATCGTGCTCATGCAAACAGGAGAATATGCTAGCGCCGCGCACCACCTGACTCGTCTGATTTCCAATACTGCCTGGAGCGCGGACACTCAATCTCTTTTAGCCGATGCCTTGCATCATCTGGGAAAATGCAAATTACATCTGAACAGTCTGGATCAGGCAATAGTGTTTTTAAAAAAAGCCGCCGGCATTTATCACCATCTAAACGACACATTAGCGGAAATGTCTACTAATCTGGGATTGGCGTTATGCTATAACAAGACCGATTCGATTTTTGCCAGTGAAGCTCTTCTCGAACGCATACTGGTTTACGTAAAAAAACTGGACCATGCCAGTTCGCTTCAAGCGGCGTTTAACATCATTTCAGACTGGTGCAAGACTGCCAACCTGCCTGAGGGGTATAATCTGAATGCGGAGCGAATGAGACAGCTATCCGATTTATTCATCAGACAGGAACAACAATTACGTTCCGAAAACTCAAACGGCTATTGA
- the gltX gene encoding glutamate--tRNA ligase, which translates to MTIVRTRFAPSPTGYLHIGGARTALYCWLYARKTRGTFILRIEDTDLERSTPESVQAILDGMDWLNLNYDEGPFYQTRRFDRYREVIAQMLESGTAYRCYCSKERLELLREEQMARKEKPRYDGLCRNRGIAGEGSYVVRFKNPLEGVVEFDDQVRGRLAFSNAELDDLIIARSDGTPTYNFTVVVDDWDMNITHVIRGDDHINNTPRQINILRALGATPPLYAHVPMILGGDGKRLSKRHGAVSVLQYREEGFLPEALLNYLARLGWSHGDQEIFSMSELIEYFDIKDINRAPAAFNQDKLVWLNQHYMKTGDPEHVAKEFAWHMEKLGIDTRNGPELTEVIKAQAERTKTLREMAERSRYFYEPVQVSDEMKSHFTPELIPALMMLRERLAQLDVWTRESVHEVLASTAEIHGLKLGKLAQPVRIAVTGGTVSPPIDITMVLIGQKRVLERLEILRSQANMPDGVEGEGNAL; encoded by the coding sequence ATGACTATTGTACGCACTCGGTTCGCGCCCAGCCCTACAGGGTATCTGCACATTGGCGGTGCGAGAACGGCTTTATATTGCTGGCTATATGCCCGCAAGACTCGGGGAACCTTTATCTTGCGCATTGAAGACACGGATCTTGAGCGTTCCACACCGGAATCGGTGCAAGCTATATTGGATGGAATGGATTGGCTGAACCTGAATTATGATGAAGGCCCGTTCTATCAAACCCGGCGCTTTGACCGCTATAGAGAAGTGATCGCGCAAATGCTTGAAAGCGGTACGGCTTATCGCTGTTATTGTTCCAAGGAACGGCTGGAGTTGCTGCGTGAAGAACAAATGGCCCGCAAGGAAAAGCCGCGCTATGATGGTTTATGCAGAAACCGCGGTATCGCAGGCGAAGGCTCTTATGTCGTGCGTTTCAAGAATCCCCTGGAAGGGGTGGTTGAGTTTGATGACCAGGTGCGCGGCCGGCTGGCGTTTTCCAATGCGGAACTGGATGACTTGATTATTGCTCGCAGCGACGGCACGCCGACTTATAATTTTACTGTGGTGGTCGATGACTGGGACATGAATATCACCCATGTGATTCGCGGCGATGACCACATCAACAATACCCCCCGGCAGATCAACATCTTGCGCGCTCTGGGCGCGACACCGCCGCTTTACGCGCATGTTCCCATGATTCTGGGAGGAGACGGCAAGCGCTTGTCCAAGCGTCATGGAGCGGTCAGTGTGCTGCAATACCGTGAAGAGGGTTTTTTACCCGAGGCCTTGCTGAATTATCTGGCCAGACTGGGCTGGTCGCACGGCGACCAGGAAATTTTTTCTATGAGTGAGTTGATTGAGTATTTCGATATCAAGGATATTAACCGCGCCCCCGCGGCATTCAACCAGGACAAGCTGGTATGGCTTAACCAGCATTACATGAAGACAGGCGACCCGGAACATGTCGCGAAAGAATTTGCCTGGCATATGGAAAAACTGGGCATCGATACCCGAAATGGGCCGGAGTTGACTGAAGTGATCAAGGCACAGGCGGAACGAACCAAAACCCTGCGTGAAATGGCTGAACGCAGCCGGTATTTTTATGAGCCGGTACAGGTGAGTGATGAGATGAAATCTCATTTCACGCCAGAATTGATTCCGGCTTTGATGATGCTCAGGGAAAGACTGGCACAACTGGATGTCTGGACCAGGGAATCTGTACATGAAGTGTTGGCCAGTACGGCGGAAATTCATGGGCTCAAGCTGGGTAAACTGGCTCAGCCCGTCCGCATAGCCGTGACAGGCGGCACGGTATCGCCGCCTATCGACATCACCATGGTGCTGATAGGACAGAAACGTGTGCTGGAAAGGCTGGAAATCCTGCGTAGCCAGGCGAATATGCCTGATGGTGTGGAAGGTGAAGGAAATGCCTTGTAA
- a CDS encoding glycine-rich domain-containing protein, with translation MALAVFHSEADLQRYGSVSLEEARCYIDALDLTYIAESMCAPHYPLPRWTHADAVQCCQLYKNFLFLLKKYLPMPLVPTREIDEFWHNHILYTRNYFHDCEKIFGHYLHHEPASPTDDGQALISNFLETKKLYLEEFGQPLVLTRT, from the coding sequence ATGGCACTGGCCGTCTTTCATTCCGAAGCGGATTTGCAGCGATACGGCAGCGTTAGTCTTGAAGAGGCGCGCTGCTATATCGATGCGCTTGATTTGACGTATATCGCTGAATCAATGTGCGCGCCGCATTATCCGTTGCCGCGCTGGACTCATGCCGATGCGGTGCAATGCTGCCAGCTCTACAAGAATTTTTTGTTCCTGCTGAAAAAATATTTGCCTATGCCCTTGGTTCCCACGCGCGAAATTGATGAATTCTGGCATAATCATATTCTTTATACCCGTAACTATTTTCATGATTGCGAAAAAATATTCGGGCATTATCTGCACCACGAGCCTGCATCTCCGACCGATGATGGCCAGGCTTTAATCAGTAATTTTCTTGAAACAAAAAAGCTGTACCTGGAAGAATTCGGGCAACCGCTGGTATTAACACGTACGTAA
- a CDS encoding TonB family protein, with product MKTLKNSKSFHYTASIVTHALVFFLMVAVFDAAKEMPLLGNTAVNTVNSYVMNERDVQAVSRNPSQAARDVRPPVLKERETVTAEKPAERALVIRQKKTEPVEAAHQSEIRPSASGISQGARTEALLAMLHAAIQKQQRYPVSAVQMEREGRATVKFTLFTDGSISSLRIVNSSGTDSLDGAALAAVRDAAPFAQVKQYLDSAREFSIDVVFELA from the coding sequence ATGAAGACATTAAAGAACAGCAAATCATTTCATTACACCGCGTCCATTGTGACACACGCATTGGTGTTTTTCCTGATGGTGGCCGTTTTTGATGCGGCAAAAGAAATGCCGCTGCTGGGTAATACGGCGGTCAATACCGTGAATTCCTATGTGATGAATGAGCGTGATGTTCAAGCTGTTTCCAGGAATCCGTCACAGGCCGCTCGCGATGTGAGGCCTCCCGTCTTGAAAGAGAGGGAAACTGTCACGGCAGAAAAGCCGGCCGAACGCGCGCTGGTCATCCGGCAAAAAAAAACCGAGCCTGTGGAGGCTGCGCATCAGTCTGAAATCAGGCCGTCTGCTTCAGGGATCAGTCAGGGTGCGCGGACAGAAGCCTTGTTGGCCATGCTGCACGCGGCGATCCAGAAACAACAGCGCTATCCCGTGAGCGCGGTGCAGATGGAGCGTGAAGGCCGGGCCACGGTTAAGTTCACCTTGTTCACCGATGGTTCCATCAGCAGCCTGAGAATTGTCAATTCTTCCGGTACGGACAGTCTGGACGGCGCCGCGCTCGCGGCAGTGCGGGATGCCGCGCCTTTTGCACAAGTAAAACAATATCTGGATTCCGCGCGCGAATTCAGCATCGATGTGGTGTTTGAATTAGCTTGA
- a CDS encoding TonB-dependent receptor — MSLTVMFSFIAARGSFLWKRAAALILVSGLAGSAAAAEKPAVIPEVNLHSGQSLRSRQDAQVQTTHISREQIKTSPVLDLSELLAQTQSIVRLTNNSMDNSQTALSIRGFGDNAAANSLILVDGFPLTNVSLLAPNFNSIALADIERIDIIQGSQGTLWGDQAVGGVVNIVTRHPEKFLADAYAGLGNFNTIFYSALAGNKFANGLFFKAFGFSGKSDNYRDHNRQKNESLYAQAGMDYARGTTRLGLQSTDNTVLFPGGLTQAQFDANARQAVNFSNFSHYKTQVLQLLNKQEFGADWILETRLSHQVLTGDGVIGSAFNRKEWETRLSPRLIGSLWNNKITLGYDGEKSRYQFMNAMIEERADAQQNNLYAQMVIPVIETVDVTVGARDAWQYNSAERVIGQPVNSTNRVFVTEQGISWRPSSEWQFFVRRDGNFRFPKANEETWMPAGVSVLQPQTGVSYEAGLVRTTERQKTQLNLYQLQLHDEIAFDPTETPDEPFGTFSNFTSTRRRGITLTEYYRLTPRLALDAQFNYVDARLASGPDSGHHIPAVPAITANAGLGYDFLENWRAKVSTLYTGSRFASLDLGNTGKKQSGYWLDTVSLQYLRKSYEISFEVANLFDTRYPAYALYNAPAQSYLYYPGSGRSFLVTFKANIE, encoded by the coding sequence ATGTCATTGACTGTCATGTTTTCATTTATAGCGGCGCGCGGCTCATTTCTCTGGAAGCGCGCAGCGGCTTTGATCCTGGTCTCTGGTCTGGCTGGCTCAGCCGCGGCGGCAGAAAAGCCGGCTGTCATTCCTGAAGTCAATTTGCATTCCGGGCAGTCGCTGCGCTCCAGGCAGGATGCCCAGGTACAGACCACGCATATTTCCCGGGAACAAATAAAAACGAGCCCGGTACTTGATCTCTCAGAACTGCTCGCTCAGACACAAAGCATTGTGCGCTTGACGAATAATTCCATGGATAACAGCCAGACAGCGCTCAGCATCCGTGGCTTTGGCGATAACGCCGCGGCAAACTCGCTGATACTGGTTGATGGATTTCCGCTGACCAATGTCAGTCTGCTGGCGCCGAATTTTAACTCTATCGCGCTCGCGGATATCGAACGCATTGATATCATACAAGGTAGTCAGGGAACGCTTTGGGGCGATCAGGCGGTGGGCGGCGTCGTGAATATCGTGACCCGCCACCCGGAGAAATTTCTCGCTGATGCTTACGCCGGATTGGGAAATTTTAATACGATATTTTACAGCGCGCTCGCTGGAAACAAGTTTGCGAACGGCCTCTTTTTCAAGGCATTCGGGTTTTCCGGCAAGTCGGATAATTACCGTGATCATAATCGGCAAAAAAATGAATCGCTTTACGCGCAGGCAGGTATGGATTACGCGCGCGGCACCACGCGCTTGGGACTGCAGTCCACGGACAATACAGTCCTTTTTCCCGGGGGATTGACACAGGCGCAGTTTGATGCGAACGCGCGGCAGGCTGTTAACTTCAGTAATTTCAGTCATTACAAGACACAAGTCTTGCAACTGCTGAACAAACAGGAATTTGGCGCAGACTGGATTCTGGAAACACGGCTATCTCATCAGGTGCTGACAGGTGACGGTGTGATTGGTTCTGCGTTTAATCGCAAGGAGTGGGAAACAAGACTCAGTCCGCGTTTGATAGGTTCGCTCTGGAATAATAAAATCACGCTTGGATACGATGGAGAAAAAAGCCGTTACCAGTTCATGAATGCCATGATTGAGGAGCGGGCTGATGCGCAGCAAAATAATCTTTATGCGCAAATGGTCATACCAGTCATTGAAACGGTCGATGTGACAGTGGGAGCGCGCGATGCATGGCAATACAATTCCGCTGAGCGTGTTATTGGGCAGCCGGTCAATTCCACCAACCGGGTGTTTGTCACTGAACAGGGAATATCCTGGCGTCCTTCTTCCGAATGGCAGTTCTTTGTGAGAAGAGACGGCAATTTTCGCTTTCCCAAAGCCAACGAAGAAACGTGGATGCCTGCGGGTGTGTCTGTGTTGCAGCCGCAAACCGGTGTGTCCTATGAGGCGGGACTGGTTCGGACAACCGAGCGTCAGAAGACCCAGTTGAATTTGTATCAGCTGCAGTTACACGATGAAATTGCTTTTGATCCCACGGAAACGCCTGATGAGCCGTTCGGGACATTCAGTAATTTTACCTCAACCCGCAGGCGCGGCATTACCCTCACCGAATATTACCGGCTGACGCCCAGGCTCGCGCTGGATGCGCAATTCAATTATGTGGATGCAAGACTGGCTTCAGGCCCCGATTCAGGTCATCATATTCCGGCTGTTCCGGCGATCACTGCCAATGCGGGACTGGGTTATGATTTCTTGGAGAATTGGCGCGCGAAAGTTTCCACGCTTTATACGGGCAGCCGGTTTGCGTCGCTGGATCTGGGCAATACCGGGAAAAAGCAGTCTGGTTACTGGCTGGATACAGTGTCTCTGCAATATCTGCGCAAATCCTATGAGATCAGCTTTGAGGTGGCCAACCTCTTTGACACGCGGTATCCGGCATATGCACTCTATAACGCCCCCGCACAATCCTATTTGTATTATCCTGGATCGGGTAGAAGTTTCCTGGTGACCTTCAAGGCAAATATTGAGTAA
- a CDS encoding histone deacetylase family protein, whose amino-acid sequence MTIALVSHPDCILHEAGEQHPEQPARVQVIQGALEHYPFSVPVRFYEAPRATPEQLMIAHGQNYVNWILSIAPKSGFIQIDADTWMNPYTLNAALRAAGAVPFAVDLVMRGEAEAAFCNVRPPGHHAEREQAMGFCLFNNVAIGVKHALTTYGLERVAIIDFDVHHGNGTQDIFQNDKNVMYCSSFEHPFYPGYEPEMDNEHILSVPLAPGTRGEEFREKVQAAWFDKIAAFQPQFIFFSAGFDAHAEDPLADLELTREDYVWVTRQIAKIAKVHCDGRIVSALEGGYNLDALAQCVPAHVNALVFKPEESKSHA is encoded by the coding sequence ATGACAATTGCCTTGGTCAGTCATCCTGACTGCATTCTGCATGAGGCAGGCGAGCAGCATCCCGAGCAGCCCGCGCGCGTTCAAGTGATACAGGGGGCGTTGGAGCATTATCCCTTCTCGGTTCCTGTCAGGTTTTACGAGGCGCCTCGCGCAACGCCGGAGCAACTCATGATCGCGCATGGGCAAAATTATGTTAACTGGATTTTATCAATTGCGCCTAAAAGCGGATTTATTCAGATTGACGCCGATACCTGGATGAATCCCTACACGTTAAACGCCGCCTTGCGCGCGGCGGGCGCGGTTCCTTTTGCAGTGGATCTGGTCATGCGCGGGGAGGCTGAGGCGGCGTTTTGCAATGTGCGTCCCCCAGGCCATCACGCCGAGCGAGAACAGGCAATGGGGTTTTGTCTTTTTAATAATGTCGCAATTGGCGTCAAACACGCGCTCACGACATATGGTCTGGAGCGTGTCGCCATTATTGATTTTGATGTGCATCACGGGAACGGTACCCAGGATATTTTTCAGAATGATAAAAATGTCATGTACTGTTCCAGCTTTGAGCACCCATTTTATCCGGGTTATGAACCCGAGATGGATAATGAACACATACTTTCCGTGCCGCTTGCTCCGGGTACGCGGGGGGAAGAATTTCGTGAAAAAGTCCAGGCTGCTTGGTTTGATAAAATCGCCGCGTTTCAGCCGCAATTCATTTTTTTCTCCGCGGGTTTTGACGCGCATGCGGAAGATCCACTGGCGGACCTGGAGTTGACCCGCGAGGATTACGTCTGGGTAACAAGGCAGATTGCCAAGATCGCCAAAGTGCATTGTGACGGGAGGATCGTGTCTGCGCTGGAAGGCGGGTATAATCTTGACGCCCTGGCGCAGTGTGTGCCGGCTCACGTCAATGCCCTGGTATTCAAGCCTGAAGAATCAAAAAGCCATGCGTAA
- a CDS encoding P1 family peptidase, with amino-acid sequence MDGYKTGHYTNQKAGTGVSVFLFENGATGSYWICGSAPATHELAVLDPDNSVPHLYGLVLAGGSAYGLHAALGVMTYLGERRIGHPTPHGVVPIVPAAAIYDLSYQLAVAPTAEEAYQACLAAESGRMQSGRIGAGTGATVGKLVPQTLSMSGGLGTAEVRLPDGVIARAYAVVNAVGDVRDSARGIIAGARYSDGSFANCERYLLSGQAEIDLFRHANTTLVVVITNARFHKSELKRIAKMAAAGISRAITPVFTQFDGDILFCISAGDKQISELTMGTMAAEAVNLAIMDAVKGSEVI; translated from the coding sequence ATGGACGGTTATAAAACAGGTCATTACACCAATCAGAAGGCAGGAACCGGCGTATCGGTTTTCTTGTTTGAAAACGGAGCGACTGGATCTTACTGGATCTGCGGCTCGGCCCCTGCCACGCATGAACTGGCGGTTCTCGATCCCGATAACAGTGTGCCGCATCTTTATGGTCTGGTCCTGGCTGGCGGGAGTGCCTACGGATTGCATGCAGCACTGGGTGTCATGACTTATCTGGGGGAACGCCGCATCGGACATCCGACTCCGCATGGCGTGGTGCCGATTGTGCCTGCCGCAGCCATTTACGACCTGAGTTATCAGCTTGCAGTTGCGCCTACCGCTGAAGAGGCTTACCAGGCGTGCCTCGCGGCGGAGTCCGGCAGGATGCAGTCAGGAAGGATAGGCGCGGGGACTGGCGCAACGGTAGGCAAGCTTGTGCCGCAAACACTCAGCATGAGCGGAGGTTTGGGTACAGCGGAAGTCCGGCTGCCTGACGGTGTGATCGCAAGGGCTTATGCCGTCGTCAATGCTGTCGGCGATGTGCGGGATTCAGCACGCGGGATTATCGCTGGTGCGCGTTATTCCGACGGCAGTTTTGCAAATTGTGAGCGGTATCTATTGTCTGGCCAGGCAGAAATTGATTTGTTCAGGCATGCCAACACCACTCTCGTCGTCGTCATCACCAATGCCAGATTCCATAAAAGCGAATTAAAACGGATTGCCAAAATGGCGGCGGCAGGGATTTCCCGTGCCATTACTCCGGTTTTTACCCAGTTTGACGGCGACATTCTGTTTTGCATTTCTGCAGGAGATAAGCAGATATCTGAACTGACCATGGGGACCATGGCGGCGGAAGCGGTCAATCTCGCGATCATGGATGCAGTAAAAGGCTCGGAGGTCATATGA